The Nitrosospira multiformis ATCC 25196 region CGCGTGCTGGACAAGCTCGGCATATCACTTATCAGCGCTCCGGATGCGGGGTGTTGTGGGGCGGTGTCTTACCATCTCAATGCCCAGAGGGAAGGATTGGATTACATGCGCCGCAACGTGGATGCGTGGTGGCCCTATATCGCGCCCAAGCCTGAAAAAGAGCCGGGAATGAAGCCTGGGACAAAGGGACGGGCAACAGAAGGAGCAAAGGAGGAAACAAGGGGCGTCGAAGCAATCGTCATGACTGCGAGCGGCTGCGGCGCGACCGTGGAAGAATACGGTCATCTTTTGCGCCATGATCCCGCATACGCGGAAAAAGCCGCGCGCATCTCGGAATTGACCAGGGACATCAGCGAGATCGTGGAAGCGGAGATGCCGGCGCTCGTTTCTCTTCTCAGTAAATCGACTGCCAGCAGGGAAAACCCCAGGCAGAAGCTCGCGTTTCATTCTCCCTGCACTTTACAGCACGGAATGCGCATCCGGGGTGTCGCGGAGAAGATTCTGGCTGCTGCCGGCTTTGATTTGACCTATGTGCCGGATGCGCATCTTTGCTGCGGCTCCGCGGGAACCTATTCGATTCTGCAGCCGGAGTTATCGCAGCAGTTGCTGAAAAACAAGGTAACGGCACTCGAATCGGGCCATCCTGATCGGATTGCCACTGCCAATATAGGTTGCCTCATGCATATCCGCAGCGGAGCCGCGCTGCCGGTCGAGCATTGGATCGAGATTTTGGACGAGACCCTTGAGGCCGCTTGGCCTGGCACGATTGAAGATTAGCTTTTCAATGCTTCTGCCAGGAGCTTCTTTCGCGCGCGCTCAGCGCAGCAAGCCGGATTCCCGATTCATATTTTTATCGCCTT contains the following coding sequences:
- the glcF gene encoding glycolate oxidase subunit GlcF gives rise to the protein MQTNLADFIKDTPEGKEAEAILRTCVHCGFCLATCPTYQLLGDELDSPRGRIYLMKQMLEGEPVTEKTQLHLDRCLTCRACETACPSGVRYGHLVDIGRGLVEKKVGRSLAAGSMRYVLRQALPNPTLFASLLKVGRTVRPLLPNGLKDSIPAAPMEESRPFHAARHERRMLVLQGCVQPALAPNINAAAARVLDKLGISLISAPDAGCCGAVSYHLNAQREGLDYMRRNVDAWWPYIAPKPEKEPGMKPGTKGRATEGAKEETRGVEAIVMTASGCGATVEEYGHLLRHDPAYAEKAARISELTRDISEIVEAEMPALVSLLSKSTASRENPRQKLAFHSPCTLQHGMRIRGVAEKILAAAGFDLTYVPDAHLCCGSAGTYSILQPELSQQLLKNKVTALESGHPDRIATANIGCLMHIRSGAALPVEHWIEILDETLEAAWPGTIED